Proteins encoded together in one Ptiloglossa arizonensis isolate GNS036 chromosome 9, iyPtiAriz1_principal, whole genome shotgun sequence window:
- the Fis1 gene encoding mitochondrial fission 1 protein: MEDVLEEVVSSDDLKKFESIYHEQLYSSFVTQKAQFEYAWCLVRSKYPADIRKGIILLEDLYRNHTDSEKRDCLYYLGIGNARIKEYSQALKYVRAFLKVEPGNQQVQHLESLIKKKMEKEGLYGMAVAGGVIIGVASILGLGIAMSKK, from the exons atggaGGATGTTCTAGAAGAGGTTGTTTCTTCTGATGATTTAAAG AAATTTGAAAGTATATACCATGAACAATTATATTCTTCATTTGTAACACAAAAAGCACAATTTGAATACGCGTGGTGTCTTGTCAGAAGTAAATATCCTGCTGATATTCGAAAAGGAATAATTTTATTAGAAGATCTATATAGGAATCATACAGATAGCGAGAAACGAGATTGCCTTTATTACTTAGGCATTGGAAATGCAAGAATAAAG GAATACTCGCAAGCTTTAAAATATGTCAGAGCTTTTCTTAAAGTTGAACCTGGAAATCAACAAGTACAACATCTAGAGTCGCTgattaagaaaaaaatggaaaaag aaggCCTCTACGGTATGGCCGTTGCAGGAGGGGTTATTATCGGTGTTGCAAGCATTCTTGGCCTTGGAATTGCGATGtccaaaaaataa
- the LOC143151633 gene encoding dTTP/UTP pyrophosphatase isoform X2: protein MYNENLDRSGYKSHGEYVQDLAKYKVQEVYDRLKGDSVPPFLIIGADTLVTMGDIIYGKPKNEIHAFEMLSSLANKEHTVYTGVCLKTLKTEVTFHEFAKVKFGDISEEQIQLYVQSREPLDKAGGYGIQGIGGCLIEKINGDMYTVMGLPLYSITKQLNKLCTKYS, encoded by the exons ATGTACAATGAAAACTTAGACAGGTCTGGATACAAAAGCCATGGAGAATATGTTCAAGATTTAGCAAAGTATAAAGTACAAGAAGTATACGACAGATTAAAAGGAGATTCTGTGCCACCTTTCTTAATAATTGGTGCAGATACTCTTGTTACAATGGGTGATATTATCTATGGTAAACCAAAGAATGAGATACATGCATTTGAAATGCTGTCGAG TTTAGCAAATAAAGAACATACAGTTTACACAGGAGTATGTTTGAAAACACTTAAGACAGAAGTAACCTTTCATGAGTTTGCGAAGGTTAAATTTGGAGATATATCGGAAGAACAAATACAGTTATACGTACAATCAAGAGAACCTTT GGATAAAGCTGGAGGCTATGGTATACAAGGAATCGGTGGCTGTCTAATTGAGAAAATTAATGGAGATATGTACACTGTAATGGGCTTACCATTATATTCAATTACAAAACAATTAAATAAACTATGTACAAAATatagttaa
- the LOC143151633 gene encoding dTTP/UTP pyrophosphatase isoform X1: protein MLQQTLHILSTSRVVLASSSPRRCEIIQKLGINAEIVPSMYNENLDRSGYKSHGEYVQDLAKYKVQEVYDRLKGDSVPPFLIIGADTLVTMGDIIYGKPKNEIHAFEMLSSLANKEHTVYTGVCLKTLKTEVTFHEFAKVKFGDISEEQIQLYVQSREPLDKAGGYGIQGIGGCLIEKINGDMYTVMGLPLYSITKQLNKLCTKYS from the exons atgtTACAGCAAACATTACATATATTATCAACAAGCAGAGTTGTTTTAGCCAGTTCGTCTCCCAGACGATgcgaaataatacaaaaattg GGTATAAATGCAGAAATAGTACCTTCGATGTACAATGAAAACTTAGACAGGTCTGGATACAAAAGCCATGGAGAATATGTTCAAGATTTAGCAAAGTATAAAGTACAAGAAGTATACGACAGATTAAAAGGAGATTCTGTGCCACCTTTCTTAATAATTGGTGCAGATACTCTTGTTACAATGGGTGATATTATCTATGGTAAACCAAAGAATGAGATACATGCATTTGAAATGCTGTCGAG TTTAGCAAATAAAGAACATACAGTTTACACAGGAGTATGTTTGAAAACACTTAAGACAGAAGTAACCTTTCATGAGTTTGCGAAGGTTAAATTTGGAGATATATCGGAAGAACAAATACAGTTATACGTACAATCAAGAGAACCTTT GGATAAAGCTGGAGGCTATGGTATACAAGGAATCGGTGGCTGTCTAATTGAGAAAATTAATGGAGATATGTACACTGTAATGGGCTTACCATTATATTCAATTACAAAACAATTAAATAAACTATGTACAAAATatagttaa